In the Lepisosteus oculatus isolate fLepOcu1 chromosome 6, fLepOcu1.hap2, whole genome shotgun sequence genome, one interval contains:
- the LOC102698387 gene encoding E3 ubiquitin-protein ligase RNF166 isoform X2, with protein sequence MESGTAGGDTPVEFECPICKDVFLDPIYLPCRHAFCRSCVSEALRTRSHCPVCRGPSDGPVTPARDVVQRMESTSGTCAECRSVVFFSQMRHHAQRHCSVLRVARPSPAGPAVTVEGVPVMTFQCPYCEEAGLDELDLLDHCNENHLRDTRRVVCPICSALPHGDPTYQSRNFIGHLILRHGFYMEDFMPAHADAATSLNLFILYKG encoded by the exons ATGGAGTCTGGAACTGCAGGTGGTGACACGCCAGTCGAATTTGAGTGCCCAATCTGTAAAGATGTCTTTCTGGATCCTATTTATTTACCCTGCAGACATGC CTTCTGCCGGTCTTGTGTGTCTGAGGCTCTCCGGACCAGGAGCCACTGCCCCGTCTGTAGGGGTCCCAGCGATGGGCCGGTCACACCGGCGAGAGATGTCGTGCAGAGGATGGAGAGCACCTCCGGCACTTGCGCAGAATGTCGCTCCGTG GTGTTCTTCAGCCAAATGAGACATCACGCTCAAAGGCACTGCTCCGTCCTCCGCGTTGCACGTCCCTCTCCTGCAGGCCCGGCGGTGACTGTTGAAGG TGTCCCAGTGATGACCTTTCAGTGCCCATACTGTGAGGAAGCTGGTCTTGATGAGCTGGATTTGCTGGACCACTGTAATGAAAACCATCTCCGCGACACCAGGCGTGTG GTTTGTCCAATATGTTCAGCTCTGCCTCATGGGGATCCTACTTATCAGAGTCGAAACTTCATTGGACACCTAATCCTGAGACACGGCTTCTACATGGAGGACTTTATG cctgcgcatgctgatgcagccacCTCCTTGAACCTCTTCATCCTGTATAAGGGATAG
- the LOC102698387 gene encoding E3 ubiquitin-protein ligase RNF166 isoform X1, whose product MESGTAGGDTPVEFECPICKDVFLDPIYLPCRHAFCRSCVSEALRTRSHCPVCRGPSDGPVTPARDVVQRMESTSGTCAECRSVVFFSQMRHHAQRHCSVLRVARPSPAGPAVTVEGVPVMTFQCPYCEEAGLDELDLLDHCNENHLRDTRRVVCPICSALPHGDPTYQSRNFIGHLILRHGFYMEDFMDTRHDDTINEQAAILASYNALVQ is encoded by the exons ATGGAGTCTGGAACTGCAGGTGGTGACACGCCAGTCGAATTTGAGTGCCCAATCTGTAAAGATGTCTTTCTGGATCCTATTTATTTACCCTGCAGACATGC CTTCTGCCGGTCTTGTGTGTCTGAGGCTCTCCGGACCAGGAGCCACTGCCCCGTCTGTAGGGGTCCCAGCGATGGGCCGGTCACACCGGCGAGAGATGTCGTGCAGAGGATGGAGAGCACCTCCGGCACTTGCGCAGAATGTCGCTCCGTG GTGTTCTTCAGCCAAATGAGACATCACGCTCAAAGGCACTGCTCCGTCCTCCGCGTTGCACGTCCCTCTCCTGCAGGCCCGGCGGTGACTGTTGAAGG TGTCCCAGTGATGACCTTTCAGTGCCCATACTGTGAGGAAGCTGGTCTTGATGAGCTGGATTTGCTGGACCACTGTAATGAAAACCATCTCCGCGACACCAGGCGTGTG GTTTGTCCAATATGTTCAGCTCTGCCTCATGGGGATCCTACTTATCAGAGTCGAAACTTCATTGGACACCTAATCCTGAGACACGGCTTCTACATGGAGGACTTTATG gACACGAGACATGATGACACCATTAACGAGCAAGCTGCAATCTTAGCATCTTATAACGCACTAGTGCAATAA
- the LOC102698592 gene encoding E3 ubiquitin-protein ligase RNF138-like isoform X1, which translates to MGSAEEEGARPPAEEPFSDLDLSGDFDCPICQEVFKTPIRTKTCKHVFCKHCFVAAVRACGPHCPMCRGPVSEDEKRATDVARRMRTRRGRCRACGSCSVFSQMRRHYKYCRKYREEYGNPVVPQAQGTVSGGAQSTATIRNLTAVHDHRPVLGPESMSMTYSCPYCQQPGLSDMSLVQHCRGNHVGNPAPVVCPICAATSWGNPSYYSTNFIGHLNQRHRFSYDNYTNTRVDEDALFHLAVEQSVRHSLQNNQL; encoded by the exons ATGGGATCCGCTGAAGAAGAAGGAGCCAGGCCGCCCGCAGAAGAACCATTCAGCGATCTGGATCTCTCGGGGGATTTTGACTGTCCAATATGCCAAGAAGTCTTCAAAACACCCATCAGGACCAAAACCTGCAAACACGT GTTCTGTAAGCACTGCTTCGTGGCGGCGGTGAGGGCTTGCGGGCCGCACTGCCCCATGTGCCGAGGGCCCGTGTCAGAAGACGAGAAGAGAGCCACCGACGTGGCCCGCCGGATGAGGACGAGGAGGGGGCGATGCAGAGCCTGCGGAAGTTGT AGTGTTTTCAGTCAAATGAGGAGGCATTACAAGTACTGCAGGAAGTACAGAGAAGAGTATGGGAACCCTGTTGTGCCCCAAGCCCAGGGAACAGTGTCTGGcggagcacagagcacagccaCCATCAG GAACCTGACTGCGGTGCACGACCATCGACCCGTTCTTGGGCCTGAAAG CATGAGCATGACGTACTCCTGCCCTTACTGTCAGCAGCCGGGCTTGTCTGACATGAGCCTGGTGCAGCACTGCAGAGGCAATCACGTGGGAAACCCCGCTCCGGTG GTCTGTCCTATCTGCGCAGCCACCTCCTGGGGAAATCCAAGTTACTACAGCACGAATTTCATTGGCCACTTAAATCAGAGGCACAGGTTCAGCTATGACAATTACACG AACACACGTGTGGATGAAGATGCCCTGTTTCATCTGGCCGTGGAACAGTCTGTACGTCATAGTCTTCAGAACAATCAGCTATAG
- the LOC102698592 gene encoding E3 ubiquitin-protein ligase RNF138-like isoform X2, with product MGSAEEEGARPPAEEPFSDLDLSGDFDCPICQEVFKTPIRTKTCKHVFCKHCFVAAVRACGPHCPMCRGPVSEDEKRATDVARRMRTRRGRCRACGSCSVFSQMRRHYKYCRKYREEYGNPVVPQAQGTVSGGAQSTATISMSMTYSCPYCQQPGLSDMSLVQHCRGNHVGNPAPVVCPICAATSWGNPSYYSTNFIGHLNQRHRFSYDNYTNTRVDEDALFHLAVEQSVRHSLQNNQL from the exons ATGGGATCCGCTGAAGAAGAAGGAGCCAGGCCGCCCGCAGAAGAACCATTCAGCGATCTGGATCTCTCGGGGGATTTTGACTGTCCAATATGCCAAGAAGTCTTCAAAACACCCATCAGGACCAAAACCTGCAAACACGT GTTCTGTAAGCACTGCTTCGTGGCGGCGGTGAGGGCTTGCGGGCCGCACTGCCCCATGTGCCGAGGGCCCGTGTCAGAAGACGAGAAGAGAGCCACCGACGTGGCCCGCCGGATGAGGACGAGGAGGGGGCGATGCAGAGCCTGCGGAAGTTGT AGTGTTTTCAGTCAAATGAGGAGGCATTACAAGTACTGCAGGAAGTACAGAGAAGAGTATGGGAACCCTGTTGTGCCCCAAGCCCAGGGAACAGTGTCTGGcggagcacagagcacagccaCCATCAG CATGAGCATGACGTACTCCTGCCCTTACTGTCAGCAGCCGGGCTTGTCTGACATGAGCCTGGTGCAGCACTGCAGAGGCAATCACGTGGGAAACCCCGCTCCGGTG GTCTGTCCTATCTGCGCAGCCACCTCCTGGGGAAATCCAAGTTACTACAGCACGAATTTCATTGGCCACTTAAATCAGAGGCACAGGTTCAGCTATGACAATTACACG AACACACGTGTGGATGAAGATGCCCTGTTTCATCTGGCCGTGGAACAGTCTGTACGTCATAGTCTTCAGAACAATCAGCTATAG